TTCATACGACACGCGATCTCCTACAAGCGGAGTGATGTTTCGGTTCTTGAAAACGCCTCGGCCGCGGCAAGTAATCGTATTGGCTGCTACCAGTTCCGCCCCTTCGGGCAGAACATAGTAGTAACCGCTCAAAGCTTTGGTAATCGTTCCTTGCGGCATTAATTTGTGCCTCCAGTAGGTGGTTTAGAGGCAGTACCGCCTGCTTGACCTTGCCCATTTCCATTGTTGCCAACCGGGATTGCCGGCCCGCTATTATTTTGTTTGGGCGAGGCGGAAGGCGATACCGTAGGGCTCGGCGATGCCGTTTTCCCACTCTTTTGATCCAAATAATCTTGATATGTGCGCGTGATAGAGTTCACCAGACTATCGCCTTCTTTGATCAAGATAACGGCTTTCTTATCTGGAGAAACAATGACTTTCACGTCCAGATTTTGCGCTTTGGACACTTTTTCTGTTTTGTATTCGAAATTCTCATACTGAGCGTCACTGACGACAATTTTGAACTCGGAATCCTTGCCTTCTGTCGTCGGCTTCACAGGAATGCTAACTGTTAATTGACCGGCATCTTCCGGCAAACCATCGCTGATCACCAGAGAAATTTCGGCACCGACAGAGACATCCTGATTTTTGGTAAAAGGAAACTGTTGAATGACCTTGCCTTTGGCGACTTTATAGCTTTTCTCGCGCGTAATGCCATTCACAGGGAGCTTAAGATTCAGCTTCGCAATCTGCGCCTTCGCTTCCGCTTCCGTCATGCCGATAAGATCAGGCATCTTGAACGTTTCCTTGGCTTTGCTGACGACAAATGTAATGGCTGCTTTCTCCAGTTCAAATTCTTCCCCGACAAGCGGCGTTTGTTTCAAAATTGTACCTGGAGCATCCTCGGTCGTCTCTTGGGTGATCGTAATCTGATCATCATTGATCCCCAGAGCCTTCAGTTTCAACTTAGCATCCTTGAGCGGCTGCCCGGCGTAGTTCTCCATCTTGATTTTGGGAACGCCTTTGCTGACGTAGAGGGTTACCTTCGTGCCTACGTTCATTTTCATGCCGCTAGGCTCTTGACGAATCACAATATCTTTGGCGAGTTTGCTGTCAGTGTCATACTCAACAGTGGAACCAAGCCTGACCGCCGTTAGTTCCGCCTGCGCCTGAATCAGCGGTTTGTTAATCACGTTCGGCACTTCGACGGTTTCTACCGCGAACATTCCTTTGACATACCCTACCATGTACCACATCGCGCCAAGCACCATGAGCAGGACGACGATCCAAATTAACGGCTTAACCCAGCCTTTGCCTTTGGCAGGAACTGGCTCTTCACGCCAGGATGGCTTCTCCGGCTTCTCCGGTTCATCATCATCGAACGACTGGACCAACTGATCGGCGCGAATAGCCGGCATCACCAGCGTGCGCTCTTCGTCCATCCCATAGGCATCCCAGAAAGCGACCTTCGCCTCATTGCGGCGATCCGGATTCAAACAGGTATCCAGATCCTCCATCATGAGTTTCGCGGATCGGTAGCGTTCTTCGGGCTTTTTGCGCATCGCCTTGAGAATAATGTTCTCGACGCTTTGCGGGATGAGCGGGTTCACCTTGCGCGGCTCTTCCACATCTTCTTGCAAATGCTTGAGCGCTACCGATATCGGACTTTCCCCGAGAAAAGGCAGCTTGGCCGTCAACATTTGATACATCACAATCCCGAGCGAATACAAGTCGGATTTCTCCCCCGTATTCGTCCCTTTGGCATGCTCCGGCGAGAAATAATGCACAGAACCGACAACCGATCCAGTTTGTGTAATGGTGGAAGATGTAGCAGCGCGGGCGATACCGAAGTCAGTCACCTTCACGCGGCCGTTTTTGCCGATCAGAATATTGTGCGGCTTAATATCCCGGTGAATGATTTCATTATGGTGGGCGTGGTCAAGCGCATCTGCGATTTGACTCGCGAAATGAACAGCGTCTTCCACCTGAAGCGGAGCTTTTTCCTTAATTAAATCATTTAAAGTTTTGCCTTCTATGTATTCCATCACAATGTAATGCACGTCTTCTTCTTGTCCCACATCATAAATACTGACGACATTAGGATGAGAAAGGGAAGCGGCTGCTTGAGCTTCTCTGCGAAAACGACGAATAAACTCTTCGTCATGCACATACTGCTGGCGCAGCACCTTCACAGCCACTTTGCGATTTAATAGCAAATCATGCCCTTTGTAGACCAAAGCCATGCCGCCTCCGCCGATGCGCTCCAAGATCTCATAGCGGCCTCCAAGCTTTCTACCGATCAATTCTCATCACCCCTTTTTTCGTCCGAATCTTGATCATGCGCAAGTAAAACAACCGTTACATTGTCGTCTCCGCCTTCATCCAATGCACTTTGAATCAAATGTTCTGCCGCCTCTTCCAAGTTGGCATGAGATTTGACGATTCGCTGAATCTCATTGGCATCGACCAAACCGCTCAGACCATCGCTGCAAATCAGAATAGTTTCTCCCGGCCGCCAGGCGTATTCATAGAGATCTACCTCCACACCGGGTTCTGTACCCAGTGCTCGGGTAATCCAATTCCGCCTAGGATGATGGTCCGCCTCTTCCATCGTAATCTGCCCGTTCTTCACAAGCTCATACACCAAAGAATGATC
Above is a genomic segment from Paenibacillus sp. HWE-109 containing:
- the pknB gene encoding Stk1 family PASTA domain-containing Ser/Thr kinase, which gives rise to MIGRKLGGRYEILERIGGGGMALVYKGHDLLLNRKVAVKVLRQQYVHDEEFIRRFRREAQAAASLSHPNVVSIYDVGQEEDVHYIVMEYIEGKTLNDLIKEKAPLQVEDAVHFASQIADALDHAHHNEIIHRDIKPHNILIGKNGRVKVTDFGIARAATSSTITQTGSVVGSVHYFSPEHAKGTNTGEKSDLYSLGIVMYQMLTAKLPFLGESPISVALKHLQEDVEEPRKVNPLIPQSVENIILKAMRKKPEERYRSAKLMMEDLDTCLNPDRRNEAKVAFWDAYGMDEERTLVMPAIRADQLVQSFDDDEPEKPEKPSWREEPVPAKGKGWVKPLIWIVVLLMVLGAMWYMVGYVKGMFAVETVEVPNVINKPLIQAQAELTAVRLGSTVEYDTDSKLAKDIVIRQEPSGMKMNVGTKVTLYVSKGVPKIKMENYAGQPLKDAKLKLKALGINDDQITITQETTEDAPGTILKQTPLVGEEFELEKAAITFVVSKAKETFKMPDLIGMTEAEAKAQIAKLNLKLPVNGITREKSYKVAKGKVIQQFPFTKNQDVSVGAEISLVISDGLPEDAGQLTVSIPVKPTTEGKDSEFKIVVSDAQYENFEYKTEKVSKAQNLDVKVIVSPDKKAVILIKEGDSLVNSITRTYQDYLDQKSGKTASPSPTVSPSASPKQNNSGPAIPVGNNGNGQGQAGGTASKPPTGGTN